A stretch of [Clostridium] innocuum DNA encodes these proteins:
- a CDS encoding DUF2812 domain-containing protein: MKDRKRVMCGGLAFSDCEDMEMLHQYAKEGWVFEKFRGMCYILQKQEPVNRIFSYDMQKLKEDEKEAYFQLFENSGWHIINPEGKDVYFFWAEEGCVPLHSEVETRMEGYRSTLHIFAGALVIGCLCLLSLLWFESSVVSMILLMTGSILGAVGLLMVVGIMLRMKRRRLRIVNLTFRKGALLFVSGAGMLFAIGFDWAADMHSLLLILGTVCTIEGFLWMCFQYRQFRDKKEIQIKKKDEGVL; the protein is encoded by the coding sequence ATGAAGGATAGAAAACGCGTGATGTGCGGTGGTCTTGCCTTTTCCGATTGTGAGGATATGGAAATGCTGCATCAGTATGCAAAGGAAGGCTGGGTGTTTGAGAAATTTCGCGGTATGTGCTACATCCTGCAAAAGCAGGAGCCGGTCAACCGCATCTTCAGCTACGATATGCAGAAGCTGAAGGAGGATGAAAAGGAAGCCTACTTTCAGCTGTTTGAAAACAGCGGCTGGCATATCATAAATCCCGAGGGAAAAGATGTTTACTTTTTCTGGGCTGAGGAGGGCTGTGTACCCCTGCACAGTGAGGTGGAAACCAGAATGGAGGGATATCGTTCGACTCTGCATATATTCGCCGGTGCCCTGGTTATCGGCTGTCTCTGTCTGCTGTCCCTGCTGTGGTTCGAAAGCTCTGTGGTGTCGATGATCCTTTTGATGACAGGTTCGATTCTGGGGGCTGTCGGCCTGTTGATGGTGGTCGGTATTATGCTGCGTATGAAGAGAAGACGTCTTCGTATCGTGAATCTTACCTTTCGCAAAGGGGCGTTGCTGTTTGTGTCCGGAGCCGGTATGCTGTTTGCAATTGGCTTTGACTGGGCTGCGGACATGCATAGTCTGCTGCTGATACTCGGGACAGTCTGTACGATAGAAGGCTTTCTGTGGATGTGCTTTCAATATCGTCAGTTTCGGGATAAAAAAGAAATTCAAATAAAAAAGAAAGACGAGGGTGTATTATGA
- a CDS encoding ABC transporter ATP-binding protein, giving the protein MIEVKNLTKLYGKFKAVDDVSLCAADGEVTILLGPNGAGKSTTIKSITNLLQYKGDIKINGVANSSLDAKKGFGYIPEAPVLYDLLTIDEHVEFIGKAYRCENYRALADEYITLFKLEDKRKKAVRELSKGMKQKVSMLLALIISPKTLLVDEPMVGLDPASIEETLQLFVRLKQQGVAILISTHIIDVIEAIWDSAYIMDHGRIVAHVRKEELKDKSIKEIFFASVEGDEHEHTV; this is encoded by the coding sequence ATGATCGAAGTAAAGAATCTGACAAAGCTGTATGGGAAATTCAAGGCTGTGGATGATGTTTCCCTATGTGCAGCAGATGGCGAGGTGACCATTCTGCTGGGACCAAACGGGGCCGGTAAATCGACAACTATCAAGAGCATAACCAATCTGCTGCAGTATAAGGGAGATATTAAAATCAACGGTGTTGCCAACAGCTCACTGGATGCGAAAAAGGGCTTTGGTTATATCCCCGAGGCACCGGTGCTCTATGATCTTCTGACCATAGATGAGCATGTGGAATTTATCGGAAAGGCATACCGCTGTGAGAATTACCGTGCGCTTGCAGATGAATATATCACCCTGTTCAAGCTGGAGGACAAACGCAAAAAAGCGGTTCGTGAGCTATCCAAAGGGATGAAGCAGAAGGTCAGCATGCTGCTGGCACTGATCATTTCCCCAAAGACGCTGCTGGTGGATGAGCCGATGGTGGGATTGGACCCGGCAAGTATTGAAGAAACGCTGCAGCTGTTTGTACGTCTGAAGCAGCAGGGGGTTGCCATTCTGATTTCCACGCATATCATTGATGTGATCGAAGCGATATGGGACAGCGCCTATATTATGGATCATGGAAGAATTGTTGCGCATGTGCGAAAGGAAGAGCTGAAGGATAAAAGTATCAAGGAAATCTTCTTTGCATCTGTGGAAGGTGATGAACATGAGCATACTGTATAA
- a CDS encoding helix-turn-helix transcriptional regulator, translated as MSKSNTMESAQLTDAMYYILLSLMIERHGYAIMKYIEELSNQSITMGPGTLYTLLKKLCRAEWILQTSVTADRTKKYQITDTGRQVLLHEVARRKRMVEDGLRILEENGYEG; from the coding sequence ATGTCAAAAAGCAATACGATGGAGAGTGCGCAGCTGACAGATGCCATGTATTACATTTTGCTGTCGCTGATGATCGAGCGCCATGGCTATGCGATTATGAAATATATCGAGGAGCTCAGCAATCAAAGCATCACCATGGGTCCGGGAACCCTGTATACTCTGCTGAAGAAGCTGTGCAGGGCGGAATGGATTCTGCAGACCTCTGTTACTGCGGATCGGACGAAGAAATATCAGATTACCGATACCGGCAGACAGGTGCTGCTGCATGAGGTTGCCCGACGAAAACGCATGGTGGAGGACGGATTGCGAATATTGGAGGAAAACGGATATGAAGGATAG